In Candidatus Nitronauta litoralis, one DNA window encodes the following:
- the dnaA gene encoding chromosomal replication initiator protein DnaA yields MNSLWNSCLEEIEKKILPENFNTWFSPTFSASNEKNRLTIAVPNRFYEKCLTENYLDLIQDTLNNLSSEKMEVMFEVIPGGLSPKAPLSSQNVEEKKEPEPAPATQPAPRVESPPSTPVFMQTRGNSYQTCLNPKYSFNSFVVGPNNQFAQAACEAVSNNPGFNYNPLFLYGAVGLGKTHLLHSIGNEILKAHPDAKVRYLSAENFTVDLIESIKRDQMHSFRERYRPLDVLLVDDIQFLGGKERTQEEFFYTFNSLYEYHKQIVISADRYPKDMHDIEERLRSRFESGLIADIIPPDLETKIAILFKKAESHKKKISQDVAAFLAQNIKSNIRELEGLLLRVIAYASFTKRDLDMELAQEVLRDFTVDKNRNFTIPNIMKTAASFFNLKVQDLKSKRRSREISVPRQIAMYICREYTPASLPEIGRQFGGKDHTTVIFSHKKIAKLVKENKEIENTVDEIVKIIEQS; encoded by the coding sequence ATGAATTCTCTTTGGAACTCCTGCTTGGAAGAAATAGAAAAAAAAATTCTCCCCGAAAATTTTAACACCTGGTTTTCCCCAACATTTTCAGCCTCAAATGAAAAAAACCGATTGACCATTGCAGTACCGAACCGGTTTTATGAAAAATGCCTGACGGAAAACTACCTCGACCTTATTCAGGACACGCTGAATAACCTGTCGTCTGAGAAAATGGAGGTCATGTTTGAAGTGATTCCAGGAGGGCTCAGCCCAAAAGCCCCTCTCTCTTCACAAAATGTGGAGGAAAAAAAAGAACCGGAGCCCGCACCAGCTACCCAACCAGCACCAAGGGTTGAATCACCACCTTCAACTCCGGTTTTTATGCAAACCAGGGGAAATTCCTACCAGACATGTCTCAATCCCAAATACAGCTTTAACAGCTTTGTTGTTGGTCCCAATAACCAGTTTGCCCAGGCTGCATGCGAAGCGGTTTCCAATAATCCCGGATTTAATTACAACCCGTTGTTTTTATACGGGGCTGTTGGCCTCGGAAAAACCCATCTTCTGCATTCCATAGGCAACGAAATCCTAAAAGCCCACCCGGATGCCAAAGTACGCTATCTATCAGCGGAAAACTTTACGGTGGACCTGATTGAATCGATCAAACGTGACCAGATGCATTCTTTCAGAGAGCGTTACCGTCCATTAGATGTCCTTCTGGTCGATGACATCCAGTTTCTCGGGGGCAAGGAGAGGACTCAGGAGGAGTTTTTCTACACATTTAATTCGCTTTACGAATATCACAAGCAAATCGTGATCTCGGCTGACCGCTATCCTAAAGACATGCATGACATCGAGGAACGACTGCGTTCACGCTTTGAAAGCGGCCTGATCGCCGATATCATCCCTCCGGACCTGGAAACCAAGATCGCCATCCTTTTTAAAAAGGCAGAAAGCCACAAGAAAAAAATCTCTCAGGATGTAGCAGCATTTCTTGCGCAAAACATCAAATCCAATATCCGTGAGCTTGAGGGACTCCTCCTCAGGGTCATCGCCTATGCTTCTTTTACCAAGAGGGATCTGGATATGGAGCTCGCTCAGGAGGTTTTGCGCGACTTCACTGTCGATAAAAATCGCAACTTCACCATCCCCAATATCATGAAAACCGCAGCGTCTTTTTTCAATCTGAAGGTTCAGGATTTGAAGTCAAAAAGACGTTCCCGGGAAATTTCTGTGCCCCGTCAAATCGCAATGTATATCTGCCGGGAATACACTCCCGCCTCCCTTCCAGAAATTGGCCGTCAGTTTGGTGGAAAAGACCACACAACTGTCATATTCTCCCACAAGAAGATCGCCAAATTAGTTAAAGAAAACAAGGAAATAGAGAATACTGTCGACGAAATTGTTAAAATCATAGAGCAAAGTTGA
- the terL gene encoding phage terminase large subunit — MGSFRQSTDLARGFAGIRAAITRAVSPFPDNGKEGIRLRRKQAVNNLAWFARTYFPHYLTDPPSKMHEALFATYQQIILEAVETKRGKKVAEAAPRGHAKSTLTSLILPIWCIVGQHRRFIGIISDTGPQAQEFLEFIKAELEANERLHSDFPEACGRSRPWRLGQIVTRNGVGIKCWGKRKAIRGARHSNRRPDLIICDDLESDGNVDSPTQREKDRVWFFKALLKTGGVYTVYLVVGTILHYDSLLSGLMKRPGWNGRIWQAVNRFSPSPLWESWESLYINHGEEAADEFFNQNRTVMLKGTDVLWPEVEDYAYLMKMRVSEGPAFFDSEKQNEPLHPDDALFCEDWFQFVQEGDIETRLAAENYQGIFCAVDPSMGKTSRRHDPSAIIIGGHLKDGSVDVLEADIQKRHPDKLMEDLFAWHKKYGFHLVGIEEVAFQELFKDHVEKESRKKKLFLPIEGIRPKTDKRLRIARLQPHIKNGLFRFRRCQSLLLDQLRYYPKADHDDGPDALEMLLTLIASTHGGPRIRNF; from the coding sequence TTGGGATCTTTCCGACAATCTACAGACCTTGCCCGCGGATTCGCCGGAATCCGGGCCGCCATCACCCGCGCCGTCTCACCCTTCCCCGACAACGGAAAAGAAGGCATCCGGCTACGCAGAAAACAGGCCGTAAATAACCTCGCCTGGTTTGCCCGGACGTACTTTCCTCATTACCTGACCGACCCACCTTCAAAAATGCACGAGGCCCTTTTCGCCACTTATCAGCAAATAATCCTGGAAGCTGTTGAAACGAAACGCGGAAAGAAAGTGGCTGAAGCGGCCCCAAGGGGTCACGCCAAATCCACACTGACTTCGCTCATCCTCCCCATCTGGTGCATCGTGGGCCAACATCGGCGGTTCATTGGCATCATTTCCGACACCGGACCCCAGGCTCAGGAGTTTCTTGAGTTTATCAAGGCAGAACTGGAAGCCAATGAACGGCTTCATTCTGATTTCCCTGAAGCCTGCGGGCGCTCCCGCCCCTGGCGACTGGGTCAGATCGTCACAAGAAATGGCGTCGGGATCAAATGCTGGGGCAAGAGAAAAGCGATTCGGGGAGCTCGCCACTCCAACAGACGTCCGGATTTGATTATCTGCGATGACCTGGAGAGCGATGGCAATGTCGACTCACCAACACAAAGGGAAAAAGATCGCGTCTGGTTTTTTAAAGCACTCCTGAAAACGGGCGGGGTTTATACCGTGTACCTGGTGGTCGGAACGATTCTGCATTACGACTCCCTTTTATCCGGCCTCATGAAGCGACCGGGGTGGAACGGGAGGATCTGGCAAGCTGTGAACCGATTTTCCCCCTCTCCTTTATGGGAGTCCTGGGAATCTCTTTACATTAACCATGGTGAGGAGGCTGCTGATGAATTCTTTAATCAAAACCGGACAGTCATGCTCAAAGGAACCGATGTGCTCTGGCCGGAAGTCGAAGACTACGCCTACCTGATGAAAATGCGGGTATCCGAAGGGCCGGCCTTTTTTGATTCGGAAAAACAGAATGAGCCCCTGCACCCGGATGATGCCCTTTTTTGCGAAGACTGGTTTCAATTTGTTCAAGAAGGAGATATCGAAACCCGGCTCGCTGCTGAAAACTACCAGGGAATATTTTGTGCGGTCGATCCTTCCATGGGCAAAACATCAAGGCGGCATGATCCGTCGGCCATCATCATAGGGGGACATCTAAAAGACGGCAGTGTGGATGTGCTCGAAGCCGATATCCAGAAACGCCATCCCGACAAACTGATGGAGGACCTGTTCGCCTGGCATAAAAAATATGGTTTCCATCTGGTGGGAATAGAAGAGGTGGCTTTCCAGGAATTGTTCAAGGATCACGTGGAAAAGGAAAGTCGAAAGAAAAAATTGTTCCTTCCCATCGAAGGCATTCGACCCAAAACAGACAAGCGCCTGCGCATTGCCCGCCTGCAGCCACATATAAAAAACGGACTGTTCCGGTTTCGGCGATGCCAATCTTTATTGCTCGATCAATTGCGCTATTACCCGAAAGCCGATCACGATGATGGACCGGACGCTTTGGAAATGCTGCTCACTCTGATCGCCAGTACTCACGGCGGTCCCCGTATTCGAAATTTTTAA
- a CDS encoding phage portal protein, with product MPIKSWFQSKASQATRALTLWLPLPGASRLKPRYDQLMKEGYQQNSVVHACVREIAGAAASVPWLLYKHPKRGEWEEVNDHPLLKLLRCPNPFMGQFEWMETVISQLYLSGNVFIEAAGARNARPAELYPLRPDRMSVLPDRTDFIAGFEYRVGSETVRFAPEQVLHLKLFNPLDDWYGQSPVEVAAIAVDKLNACDRWNAALLQNSAVPSGALVSKKRLSDEQFDRLKNEMASKFHGVQTARLPLLLEEDLEWKELSVSPKDMDWIEGLRFSALQIAQIYNVPPELIGLAPATHQNRKEARKALYTEVVIPALSRLRDALNRWLVPRFGSDLELDFNTDRVDALAEDRDSVWRRVNAARFLTVNEKREALGYEPIAGGDSLPQRPGL from the coding sequence ATGCCGATCAAGTCCTGGTTTCAAAGTAAAGCAAGTCAGGCCACGCGGGCCCTGACATTGTGGCTGCCTCTTCCCGGAGCCTCCCGACTTAAACCGCGTTACGACCAATTGATGAAAGAAGGCTACCAGCAGAACAGCGTGGTCCATGCCTGTGTGCGGGAAATCGCCGGTGCCGCGGCTTCGGTTCCCTGGCTGCTCTATAAACACCCTAAACGCGGCGAATGGGAAGAGGTAAATGACCATCCCCTCTTGAAACTGCTCCGTTGCCCCAATCCCTTTATGGGACAGTTTGAGTGGATGGAAACGGTCATATCCCAACTTTATCTTTCCGGAAACGTATTTATTGAAGCAGCAGGGGCCCGAAATGCCAGACCTGCCGAATTGTATCCCTTGCGCCCCGATCGGATGAGTGTCCTGCCGGATCGAACGGATTTCATCGCAGGTTTTGAGTATCGGGTCGGCAGCGAAACGGTCAGGTTTGCCCCGGAGCAGGTGTTGCATTTAAAGTTGTTCAATCCACTGGATGATTGGTATGGCCAGTCGCCAGTGGAAGTGGCCGCCATTGCCGTCGACAAACTCAATGCCTGTGATCGGTGGAACGCGGCACTCCTGCAGAACTCCGCCGTGCCTTCGGGAGCTTTGGTTTCAAAAAAGCGATTGAGCGACGAACAGTTTGATCGCTTGAAAAATGAAATGGCATCCAAGTTTCATGGTGTGCAGACAGCACGCCTTCCCTTGTTACTGGAGGAAGACCTCGAGTGGAAAGAACTTTCGGTGTCTCCAAAGGACATGGACTGGATCGAAGGTTTGCGGTTCAGCGCCCTTCAAATCGCACAGATTTATAACGTTCCACCAGAATTGATTGGCCTTGCTCCTGCCACCCACCAGAACCGGAAAGAAGCGCGCAAGGCGCTTTACACCGAAGTGGTCATTCCGGCACTGAGTCGATTGCGCGATGCTTTAAACCGTTGGCTGGTGCCCCGCTTTGGAAGCGACCTCGAACTGGATTTCAATACGGATCGGGTGGATGCCCTTGCAGAAGACCGCGATTCGGTCTGGCGTCGTGTAAACGCAGCGCGATTCCTGACGGTAAACGAAAAGCGGGAAGCCCTCGGTTATGAACCGATAGCCGGTGGCGATTCCCTTCCGCAACGCCCAGGACTTTAA
- a CDS encoding HK97 family phage prohead protease, which translates to MEYKTFDFDLNNVEEDGRFQGYAATFGNVDLGGDMIAPGAFTETLLETQGGRVPILDHHNPEQQIGWNLEAFEDSHGLFVLGQLDLNVQAARERHSLMRLAQKVGGRTGLSIGFQTVLWENDFEDPTVRHLLEIQLMEYSMVTFPMNPQASVTAMKISDPLSKALNQLISTLHPSSLQ; encoded by the coding sequence ATGGAATACAAAACGTTTGATTTCGATTTAAATAATGTTGAAGAGGATGGACGCTTTCAGGGCTACGCCGCTACATTTGGAAATGTCGATCTGGGTGGCGATATGATCGCCCCGGGGGCATTCACCGAAACCCTGCTGGAAACACAAGGGGGGAGGGTGCCTATCCTCGATCACCATAACCCGGAACAACAGATCGGTTGGAACCTGGAAGCTTTCGAGGATTCGCATGGACTGTTTGTCCTGGGCCAACTTGATTTAAATGTCCAGGCGGCTCGGGAGCGACACAGCCTGATGCGCCTGGCGCAAAAGGTCGGGGGTCGCACCGGTCTTTCCATCGGATTCCAGACGGTACTCTGGGAAAATGATTTTGAAGATCCCACAGTACGGCATCTTCTGGAGATTCAGTTAATGGAATACAGCATGGTGACGTTTCCCATGAACCCCCAGGCAAGTGTTACCGCAATGAAGATCAGCGATCCTCTTTCGAAAGCCTTGAACCAATTGATATCCACGCTCCATCCCTCTTCCCTGCAATAA
- a CDS encoding phage major capsid protein has product MQDVKRLVENVNKSFQEFKTKNDQRLTEIEKGRNDPLLKKQVDSLVSEVQDLTEIKSRLENLETRMSRPALEVNQSAGDSESNERKQAMLSYLRFGERALSPDEIKLLSVDSDPQGGYWVSPEMSHQIVERVFETSPMRNVATVETISTDALEIPEDIGEAGVGWTGETGVRNETSTPTIGVRRIPVHEMYAMPKATQQLLDDARVNVEEWLARKTALKMGNTENTAFINGDGVDKPRGILTYPGGTTNPGEIEQINSGHASQITADGLRTMVYALKTPFIRNASWLMARSTIEAIAKLKDAGGDYLWEPGLKAGEPQSLLGHPIERMEDLPAVAANSLSIAFGDWKQAYTIVDRAGVRVLRDPFSAKPFVLFYTTKQTGGDVTNFEALVLQKTAA; this is encoded by the coding sequence ATGCAAGACGTCAAACGTCTGGTGGAAAACGTCAACAAGTCTTTCCAGGAATTCAAAACCAAAAATGATCAACGCCTCACCGAGATCGAGAAAGGCCGCAACGATCCACTCCTCAAAAAACAAGTAGACAGTCTGGTCAGCGAGGTACAGGACCTTACGGAAATTAAAAGTCGATTGGAAAACCTTGAGACCCGGATGTCGCGGCCTGCTCTCGAAGTCAATCAGAGTGCGGGTGACTCTGAAAGTAACGAACGGAAACAGGCGATGTTGTCCTACCTCCGTTTCGGTGAACGCGCCCTCAGTCCAGATGAAATTAAACTGCTCTCAGTTGATTCCGATCCCCAGGGTGGATACTGGGTATCGCCCGAGATGTCTCACCAGATTGTCGAACGGGTGTTTGAAACGTCTCCCATGAGAAATGTTGCGACGGTGGAAACCATCAGTACCGATGCGCTGGAAATTCCCGAAGACATCGGGGAAGCGGGTGTCGGTTGGACAGGTGAAACCGGTGTGCGGAATGAAACATCCACACCAACCATCGGCGTTCGCCGCATTCCGGTACACGAGATGTATGCCATGCCCAAAGCTACTCAGCAGTTGCTGGATGACGCTCGAGTGAACGTTGAGGAATGGCTGGCCCGGAAGACGGCACTCAAGATGGGCAATACCGAAAACACCGCGTTCATAAACGGGGATGGTGTCGACAAACCGCGTGGGATATTGACTTATCCGGGCGGGACCACCAACCCGGGTGAAATTGAGCAGATCAACAGCGGCCATGCCAGCCAGATAACCGCAGATGGGTTGCGTACCATGGTTTACGCTCTCAAAACTCCCTTTATCCGAAACGCTTCCTGGTTGATGGCGCGCTCGACCATCGAGGCCATCGCCAAACTGAAAGATGCAGGCGGAGATTATCTCTGGGAGCCCGGGTTGAAGGCGGGTGAGCCTCAAAGTCTTCTTGGGCACCCCATCGAACGCATGGAAGACCTGCCGGCGGTTGCAGCCAATTCCCTGTCAATCGCCTTCGGCGACTGGAAGCAGGCCTACACCATTGTGGATCGGGCAGGTGTCCGCGTATTGCGCGATCCGTTCAGTGCCAAACCGTTTGTGTTGTTTTACACGACCAAACAAACCGGTGGTGATGTAACCAATTTCGAAGCCCTGGTTCTGCAAAAAACTGCAGCATAA
- a CDS encoding response regulator, producing the protein MPTPASLPGFKILLAEDNALNQDLAKRLLTKRGHNVTVVENGKLALEQLEQETFDLVLMDLEMPVMDGFEATQQIHERAKGESGFQLPVIAMTAYDQDEMKKEIAAARFDGVINKPFIPKELDADIRAIVDKAR; encoded by the coding sequence ATGCCCACTCCTGCCAGCCTGCCTGGATTTAAAATTCTCCTCGCAGAAGATAATGCACTCAACCAGGACCTGGCGAAACGCCTCCTCACCAAACGGGGACACAACGTGACCGTAGTCGAAAACGGAAAACTCGCGCTGGAACAACTGGAACAGGAAACGTTTGATCTGGTACTGATGGATCTTGAAATGCCAGTGATGGACGGCTTTGAAGCGACCCAACAGATTCACGAACGCGCAAAAGGCGAATCCGGATTCCAATTGCCGGTGATCGCCATGACCGCCTACGACCAGGATGAAATGAAAAAGGAAATCGCCGCCGCCCGCTTCGATGGCGTCATCAATAAACCCTTCATACCCAAAGAACTCGACGCCGACATCCGCGCAATCGTAGATAAAGCACGATAG
- a CDS encoding diguanylate cyclase, with protein sequence MVSFQVTKLRQEEKWKIDFDHHVEKASLALRGRLEVNRQILHLLRSLFYASKHVDRDEFKIFASQIIKSNGGIRALEWVPRVKAEHYFKYKQQAIRDGFPQFETREKTADGNFVTAASRPEYFPVFYIEPMRGNEKAFGFDMASDPTRFESMVTARDKAEAVATKKVHLVQDEEEHAGVLIFLPVYEGNNLPKDPGGRRVRLKGFVLGVYRVGDLVENVLAPIIRPDMELAIFQGDEDNPEDFLFKTLSPERKLESREVLNFFGQDWQLVWQGDASGPNQYFPHLIAGMVLVFGFLFAIAFELNFSRLQVKTLVENTVDGIITMDQNSIIRSFNPAAEKMFGYKEEEVVGRKVGLLMPVEFVNRYGDGLERYLKTGDKRIIGTLVEIIGRKKNGQEFPIEIGVAEFKRMGNRIFTGTIRDITDRKKLENELEALSQTDGLTGIDNRRSFDINIEKEWNRASRNQEPLSLILMDIDYFKKYNDTYGHVEGDECLKKVAAGLGSSLNRASDFLGRYGGEEFVAILPGIASEKALEIAENIRKTLINLKIEHASSDIGDHLTISLGVATIINTKDRKIEVLVKAADKALYEAKQKGRNQSVAVLI encoded by the coding sequence ATGGTTTCCTTTCAGGTTACGAAATTACGCCAGGAGGAAAAGTGGAAAATTGACTTCGACCATCATGTGGAAAAAGCTTCTTTGGCTCTCAGGGGTCGATTAGAAGTCAATCGACAGATTCTCCATTTGTTACGTTCCTTATTTTATGCATCCAAACATGTAGATCGCGATGAATTCAAAATCTTTGCATCCCAAATTATTAAATCCAATGGCGGAATTAGAGCTTTGGAGTGGGTTCCCAGGGTAAAGGCAGAACATTATTTTAAATACAAACAACAGGCTATCCGTGATGGGTTTCCTCAATTTGAAACCCGGGAAAAAACAGCGGATGGGAATTTTGTGACAGCTGCCTCGCGTCCCGAATATTTTCCTGTTTTTTACATTGAACCCATGAGGGGAAACGAAAAAGCCTTTGGGTTTGATATGGCCAGTGACCCGACCCGTTTTGAATCCATGGTCACTGCACGGGATAAGGCTGAAGCTGTGGCTACAAAAAAGGTTCATCTGGTTCAGGATGAAGAAGAGCACGCAGGAGTGTTGATATTTTTACCCGTTTACGAGGGGAACAACCTTCCGAAGGATCCGGGAGGGCGTCGGGTCCGCCTTAAAGGATTTGTCCTGGGTGTATACCGGGTTGGTGATCTGGTGGAAAATGTTTTAGCTCCTATCATAAGACCGGATATGGAGTTGGCCATATTCCAGGGTGATGAAGATAATCCAGAAGACTTTTTGTTTAAAACTTTAAGCCCTGAACGGAAATTAGAAAGTCGCGAGGTATTAAATTTCTTTGGCCAGGACTGGCAACTGGTTTGGCAGGGTGATGCTTCGGGACCCAATCAGTACTTTCCGCATTTGATAGCCGGAATGGTGCTGGTTTTTGGTTTTTTATTTGCTATTGCCTTTGAATTGAACTTTTCCCGCCTCCAGGTAAAAACCCTTGTTGAAAATACTGTAGATGGAATCATCACCATGGATCAAAATTCCATAATCCGGTCATTCAATCCGGCTGCTGAGAAAATGTTCGGGTATAAGGAGGAAGAAGTTGTGGGTCGCAAGGTCGGCCTCCTGATGCCTGTTGAGTTTGTAAATAGATATGGAGACGGTTTGGAAAGATATTTAAAAACAGGTGATAAACGCATCATCGGGACTTTGGTGGAAATCATAGGGCGAAAAAAAAACGGGCAGGAGTTTCCCATTGAAATAGGGGTCGCTGAATTTAAAAGGATGGGGAATCGGATTTTTACCGGGACCATCCGGGATATAACAGACCGAAAGAAATTGGAGAATGAACTGGAGGCGTTGTCTCAAACTGATGGCCTGACTGGAATAGACAATCGACGTTCCTTTGATATTAATATTGAAAAGGAATGGAACCGGGCGAGTCGAAACCAGGAACCCTTGTCTCTGATCCTGATGGATATCGACTACTTTAAGAAATACAATGATACTTACGGGCATGTTGAAGGGGATGAATGTTTGAAGAAGGTTGCTGCAGGGTTAGGGAGTAGCCTCAATCGTGCCAGTGATTTTCTGGGTCGGTATGGAGGTGAAGAATTTGTCGCCATTCTGCCGGGAATAGCATCAGAGAAAGCCCTGGAGATCGCTGAAAATATAAGAAAAACGTTAATTAATTTGAAAATTGAACATGCCTCAAGCGATATTGGGGATCACCTGACGATCAGCCTGGGAGTGGCGACCATAATAAATACCAAGGACCGAAAAATCGAGGTTCTGGTGAAGGCCGCTGACAAGGCCCTCTATGAGGCGAAACAAAAGGGTCGAAATCAAAGTGTCGCAGTACTCATTTGA
- a CDS encoding DUF2007 domain-containing protein has product METLETVGTYSQPYEAHIAQKRLRDAGIPAFLRNEHTISIDWLLSQALGGVKVMVPSDRAEEARQILQSDGESQLDSALEDPITCPECGSPDTEPTQVRKFNAIWPVALSLVVFYFFGPEFIILVFPFFFGGPGVLCHTCGKKSYIGKWPLPRVGKFLGISISTLGVLLIFQAFLTAWNKDFVEGERDWNQDGETTLGEYLESAFVEKVPTDRSDCFDYYQKITGEKLKRECGFGNEPRMD; this is encoded by the coding sequence ATGGAAACACTGGAAACAGTTGGAACCTATTCCCAGCCTTACGAGGCGCATATCGCGCAGAAACGTTTGCGTGATGCAGGCATTCCGGCCTTCCTCAGAAATGAGCACACTATTTCAATTGACTGGCTCTTGTCTCAGGCTCTGGGGGGTGTGAAGGTGATGGTTCCGTCGGACCGTGCAGAAGAAGCCCGCCAGATATTACAGAGTGATGGAGAATCTCAACTGGATTCCGCATTAGAGGATCCGATCACCTGTCCCGAGTGTGGAAGTCCTGACACCGAACCCACCCAGGTCAGAAAATTTAATGCGATCTGGCCCGTTGCTTTGAGCCTGGTGGTTTTTTACTTTTTTGGCCCGGAGTTCATCATTCTGGTATTCCCCTTTTTCTTTGGCGGACCCGGTGTGCTTTGCCACACCTGTGGAAAAAAATCCTATATCGGTAAATGGCCTTTGCCAAGGGTCGGAAAGTTCCTCGGCATCAGTATCTCAACCCTGGGGGTTCTCCTTATTTTCCAGGCCTTCCTGACGGCCTGGAACAAGGATTTTGTTGAGGGTGAAAGGGATTGGAATCAGGATGGGGAGACCACTTTAGGTGAATATCTCGAAAGCGCGTTTGTTGAAAAAGTTCCAACAGACCGATCCGATTGTTTTGATTACTATCAGAAGATCACAGGGGAAAAACTAAAGAGGGAGTGCGGGTTTGGAAATGAACCCAGGATGGATTGA
- a CDS encoding electron transfer flavoprotein subunit beta/FixA family protein — protein MKILVCIKQVYDTGAALKIQDSKVDGEALPRVVNPYDEFAIQEAVKIKQANPEASITVISLGPEKFKDTLRTGLAMGADEAVHLLDPEFDGIDSSGVAHALSQAAVKKGFDLILCGRQAVDDDMAHIGPAMAVMLDVPCLTVITKLVFADDYQSATVTRQVEGGSEVYEIGLPCVLTCQKGLNEPRLPSLKGIMKAKKKEINVWDAAAIGFDKEKYGATANRVLQMELSPPPSRKKGVILEGSTQEACAELARILRDEVKVI, from the coding sequence ATGAAGATACTCGTTTGCATTAAACAGGTTTATGATACCGGCGCCGCTTTGAAGATCCAGGATTCCAAAGTGGATGGCGAAGCGTTGCCGCGTGTGGTCAACCCCTACGATGAATTTGCCATTCAGGAAGCGGTCAAGATAAAGCAAGCGAACCCTGAGGCCAGTATCACCGTCATTTCCCTGGGGCCAGAGAAGTTCAAGGATACGCTCCGGACGGGTCTCGCCATGGGCGCTGACGAGGCGGTTCATTTGCTCGATCCGGAATTTGACGGCATTGATTCTTCGGGTGTGGCCCACGCATTATCCCAGGCGGCTGTAAAAAAGGGTTTCGACCTGATCCTCTGTGGACGGCAAGCGGTCGATGATGATATGGCGCACATCGGTCCTGCCATGGCGGTAATGCTGGACGTGCCCTGCCTTACGGTAATCACCAAATTGGTGTTTGCTGACGATTATCAATCCGCCACTGTCACCCGGCAAGTGGAGGGGGGATCGGAAGTTTATGAAATTGGTCTTCCCTGTGTGCTCACCTGCCAGAAGGGTTTGAACGAGCCACGCCTGCCCTCGCTGAAAGGCATCATGAAAGCCAAGAAAAAGGAAATCAACGTATGGGATGCCGCGGCTATCGGGTTTGATAAGGAAAAATACGGCGCAACAGCCAATCGAGTCCTGCAGATGGAGCTCTCTCCACCCCCTTCACGCAAGAAAGGGGTGATCCTTGAAGGGTCAACACAGGAAGCCTGCGCGGAATTGGCTCGGATTCTGCGTGATGAAGTTAAAGTGATCTAA
- the creB gene encoding two-component system response regulator CreB — MNQKILVVEDEPSIADTLIYTLEKEGFDPTRVATLSEAREHLAARSYTAIVLDVGLPDGNGFEFLKEIRKDHSTPVLFLTARDDEVDRIVGLEIGADDYITKPFSPREVSARVKAILRRTTQVPEDQKSTLFLVEEDKRIIRFQGNALELSRYEYGILSLLLKRPGQVYSRQQIMEHVWPDPDMSFERTVDTHIKTIRGKLKEISDEEILVTHRGVGYSIKER; from the coding sequence ATGAACCAGAAAATTCTGGTGGTGGAAGACGAACCGAGCATCGCCGATACTCTGATCTATACGCTGGAGAAGGAAGGGTTTGATCCTACCCGTGTAGCTACATTATCAGAGGCGCGCGAACATCTGGCCGCGCGGTCCTACACGGCCATTGTGCTGGATGTCGGTCTGCCAGATGGCAACGGTTTCGAGTTCCTTAAAGAAATTCGCAAGGATCACTCAACACCGGTCCTGTTTTTGACGGCAAGGGATGATGAGGTGGATCGCATCGTGGGCCTTGAAATCGGTGCTGACGATTACATCACCAAACCGTTCAGCCCGCGCGAGGTCTCGGCGCGGGTCAAAGCAATCCTGAGACGGACCACCCAGGTGCCTGAGGATCAGAAAAGTACCTTGTTCCTGGTGGAGGAGGATAAACGAATCATCCGCTTTCAGGGAAACGCATTGGAATTGAGTCGGTATGAATACGGGATATTGAGCCTGTTGCTCAAGCGACCGGGTCAGGTGTATTCGCGCCAGCAGATCATGGAACATGTCTGGCCCGACCCGGATATGAGTTTCGAAAGAACCGTCGACACGCATATCAAAACCATCCGCGGGAAATTAAAAGAGATCAGCGATGAAGAAATCCTGGTGACCCACCGGGGAGTGGGATATTCGATCAAGGAACGCTGA